The following proteins are co-located in the Acidimicrobiales bacterium genome:
- a CDS encoding SDR family oxidoreductase yields the protein MGALDGRVAIITGAGRGIGREHALLFASEGAKVVVNDLGGATDGSGSDKTAAEQVVAEIEAMGGQAVANGDSVTDWDGAQRLVAAAVEAFGDLHVLVNNAGILRDRFSFNMSEEEWDAVVAVHMKGHFCPTRMAAAYWRDQTKAGKTVNAAIVNTTSAAGLLGNAGQLNYTAAKAGIAGMTMVEAMELGRYGVRANCIAPVARTRLTLQTPGLGDNVAAPEDAAEFDALDPANISPLVAYLATADCPFTGGVFHVMGDEVALFEGWSVTNRIKNDGERWSVAGLAAEGKRLLEGRPAFASQGTDMTDLIGGMLGSN from the coding sequence ATGGGAGCACTCGACGGGCGCGTGGCGATCATCACCGGCGCGGGGCGCGGCATCGGCCGCGAGCACGCGCTGCTGTTCGCCTCGGAGGGAGCGAAGGTCGTCGTCAACGACCTCGGCGGCGCGACCGACGGCAGCGGCAGTGACAAGACCGCCGCCGAACAGGTCGTCGCCGAGATCGAGGCGATGGGCGGGCAAGCCGTGGCCAACGGCGACAGCGTGACCGACTGGGACGGCGCGCAGCGTCTCGTCGCCGCCGCCGTCGAGGCCTTCGGCGACTTGCACGTGCTCGTCAACAACGCCGGGATCCTGCGCGACCGCTTCAGCTTCAACATGAGCGAGGAGGAGTGGGACGCCGTCGTCGCCGTGCACATGAAGGGTCATTTCTGCCCCACGCGCATGGCCGCCGCCTACTGGCGCGACCAGACCAAGGCCGGCAAGACGGTCAACGCCGCGATCGTCAACACCACCTCGGCCGCCGGACTGCTCGGCAACGCCGGTCAGCTCAACTACACCGCCGCCAAGGCGGGCATCGCCGGCATGACGATGGTCGAGGCGATGGAACTCGGCCGCTACGGCGTGCGCGCCAACTGCATCGCACCGGTCGCCCGGACGCGCCTCACGCTGCAGACGCCGGGCCTGGGCGACAACGTCGCCGCGCCCGAGGACGCGGCGGAGTTCGACGCGCTCGACCCGGCCAACATCTCACCGCTGGTCGCCTACCTGGCTACCGCCGACTGCCCGTTCACCGGTGGCGTCTTCCACGTGATGGGTGACGAGGTCGCCCTGTTCGAAGGCTGGAGCGTGACCAACCGCATCAAGAACGACGGCGAACGCTGGAGCGTCGCCGGCCTGGCGGCCGAAGGCAAGCGCCTCCTCGAAGGCCGCCCCGCCTTCGCCTCCCAAGGCACGGACATGACCGACCTCATCGGCGGGATGCTGGGGTCGAACTAA
- a CDS encoding CAP domain-containing protein: protein MKARTLLGFVGLALLVSGAASVWAVASPLSPGCAAAAEVGPTGPSPSEAQAFVAKLNELRVSKGLNALIVDSNLTAIAQEWSAQMASNGAISHRSNLSAGVTSNWRRLGENVGVGPTVDNLMAAFTASATHYANMVDPSFTHIGVGTYRTADGVVYTAHEFAYIKASAPAPAPAPAVTPAAASAPAPRRAAAVTVAPAPSTTAAPTSTTAAPTTTTAPPTTVAPPVTAHATAAPAHHAGRSCNA, encoded by the coding sequence GTGAAAGCACGCACTCTGTTGGGATTTGTTGGGTTGGCGCTGCTGGTGAGCGGCGCGGCGTCGGTGTGGGCGGTTGCCTCGCCACTGTCGCCGGGCTGCGCGGCGGCCGCTGAGGTCGGACCGACCGGTCCGTCGCCGAGCGAGGCGCAGGCGTTCGTGGCCAAGCTCAACGAGTTGCGCGTCTCGAAGGGCCTCAACGCACTGATCGTCGACTCCAACCTCACGGCGATCGCCCAGGAGTGGTCAGCGCAGATGGCGTCCAACGGCGCCATCTCGCATCGCAGCAACCTCAGCGCCGGTGTGACCTCGAACTGGCGGCGTCTGGGCGAGAACGTCGGCGTCGGCCCGACCGTCGACAACCTGATGGCGGCCTTCACGGCGAGCGCGACGCACTACGCCAACATGGTCGACCCGAGCTTCACCCACATCGGCGTCGGCACCTACCGGACCGCCGACGGCGTCGTCTACACGGCCCACGAGTTCGCCTACATCAAGGCGTCCGCTCCGGCTCCCGCGCCGGCTCCGGCCGTAACGCCGGCGGCCGCGTCGGCTCCGGCACCGCGGCGCGCCGCGGCCGTCACCGTCGCACCGGCGCCGTCGACCACGGCCGCACCGACCAGCACCACTGCGGCGCCGACGACGACGACCGCGCCGCCGACCACAGTCGCGCCGCCCGTGACCGCGCACGCCACCGCGGCGCCGGCGCACCACGCCGGCCGCAGCTGCAACGCCTAG